From Panicum hallii strain FIL2 chromosome 2, PHallii_v3.1, whole genome shotgun sequence, a single genomic window includes:
- the LOC112881226 gene encoding uncharacterized protein LOC112881226 codes for MHGTCKCLESSRFQTSRENAGFVSLHLELDEPAAAPAKDVLAEVTFSLVRHPGAPASLLPPHSGSFTTTYNRVGIRRRGFGRFLANQKLDWFSGYLRDDCVAVRCDITVVEKSPAREEEEVAQARVVEMLGLLCDCKDELCKRRHARAARRAFVGLGLRQALVKFFLRCFHV; via the exons ATGCACGGCACCTGCAAGTGCCTCGAGTCCAGCCGGTTCCAGACTTCCAG GGAGAACGCCGGCTTCGTCTCCCTGCACCTCGAGCTCGACGAGcccgcggccgcccccgccAAGGACGTCCTCGCCGAGGTCACGTTCTCCCTGGTCCGCCACCCCGGCGCTCCGGCGTCGCTGCTGCCGCCGCACAGCGGGAGCTTCACGACCACCTATAACAGGGTCGGGATCAGGCGCCGGGGCTTCGGGAGGTTCCTCGCCAACCAAAAGCTGGACTGGTTCTCGGGGTACCTCAGGGACGACTGCGTGGCCGTCCGGTGCGACATCACCGTCGTCGAGAAGTCGCCggcgagggaggaggaggaggtcgcTCAGGCGCGTGTCGTGGAGATGCTGGGGCTACTCTGCGACTGCAAGGACGAGCTGTGCAAGCGTCGTCACGCTAGGGCCGCGCGGAGGGCCTTCGTCGGCTTGGGGCTCAGGCAGGCGTTGGTCAAGTTCTTCCTAAGGTGCTTTCATGTTTGA